Part of the Streptomyces sp. NBC_01353 genome, GGTACCGCGGCCGTGACGACCGGGGTGGCTACGGCCGTCGGGACGACCGTGACCGGGACCGGCCGGACCGCGCGCCCATCAAGCGTCTGCCGATCCCGGACGACGTCACGGGCGAGGAGATCGACCAGGACGTGCGTCAGGAGCTCATGAGCCTGCCCAAGGGGCTCGCCGAGGACGTGGCGCGCAACCTCGTCATGGTCGCCAACCTGATCGACGAGGACCCGGAGCAGGCGTACGCGTACTCCCGCATCGCCCTGCGGCTCGCGTCCCGTGTCGCCGCCGTGCGTGAGGCGGCCGGCTTCGCCGCGTACGCGACGCAGAAGTACTCCGAGGCGCTGGCCGAGTTCCGGGCCGCGCGTCGGATGACCGGTGGTGTCGAGCTGTGGCCCGTGATGGCCGACTGCGAGCGTGGCATGGGCCGCCCCGAGCGGGCCCTCGCCATGGCCGGTGAGCCCGAGGTGCAGAAGCTGGACAAGGCCGGGCAGGTCGAGATGCGGCTCGTCGCCGCCGGCGCCCGCCGGGACATGGGGCAGCTCGACGCCGCCATCGTGACCCTGCAGAGCCCCGAGCTCGCGTCCACCGCGGTCCACCCGTGGACCGCGCGCCTGCGGTACGCCTACGCCGACGCGCTGCTCGCGGCCGGGCGCGAGGACGAGGCCCGTGAGTGGTTCGCCAAGACGGCGGAGTCGGACAAGGACGGGGCCACGGACGCCTCCGACCGGCTCGCGGAGCTCGACGGCGTCGAGTTCGTCGACGCCATCGACGAGCTGGACGAGT contains:
- a CDS encoding tetratricopeptide repeat protein, with translation MSLPKGLAEDVARNLVMVANLIDEDPEQAYAYSRIALRLASRVAAVREAAGFAAYATQKYSEALAEFRAARRMTGGVELWPVMADCERGMGRPERALAMAGEPEVQKLDKAGQVEMRLVAAGARRDMGQLDAAIVTLQSPELASTAVHPWTARLRYAYADALLAAGREDEAREWFAKTAESDKDGATDASDRLAELDGVEFVDAIDELDESEDVAETDAADETDATDDLGDEDGEDDEDDEDDDTDLKA